The following are encoded in a window of Amycolatopsis lexingtonensis genomic DNA:
- a CDS encoding amidohydrolase family protein, with amino-acid sequence MSGLVDVHAHFLTPEYVEAAIAAGHARPDGMPGWPNWDASTHLELMDRWGVAVSLLSISSPGVHFGDDAAARKLARHVNDTGAAVRRAHPDRFGHFASLPLPDVDGALAELAYAVDELGSDGVTIETNAAGRYLGDPAFGPLWTELERRRTPVFVHPTSPPHAEGISLGRPRPMLEFLYDTGRAVSDLVFAGVPARHPGIPWIFTHGGGVLPLLAERLELFRTAFAGESGGPTVPGQIGELWFDIAGTPFPHQVPAFERAFGTERLLYGSDFCWTPPAAVAAQLASIDAAPQPAGTTWRELTTRNCSRLFPRL; translated from the coding sequence ATGAGCGGACTGGTCGACGTCCACGCGCACTTCCTCACCCCGGAGTACGTCGAAGCCGCGATCGCGGCCGGGCACGCCCGGCCGGACGGCATGCCCGGCTGGCCGAACTGGGACGCCTCGACGCACCTCGAACTGATGGACCGCTGGGGCGTCGCGGTTTCCCTGCTGTCGATTTCGTCGCCGGGCGTCCACTTCGGCGACGACGCCGCGGCGCGGAAACTCGCGCGGCACGTCAACGACACCGGCGCGGCGGTCCGCCGCGCGCACCCGGACCGGTTCGGGCACTTCGCATCGCTGCCACTGCCCGATGTGGACGGTGCGCTGGCCGAACTCGCCTACGCCGTGGACGAACTGGGCAGCGACGGCGTCACGATCGAGACCAACGCGGCCGGCCGCTACCTCGGCGACCCGGCGTTCGGTCCGTTGTGGACGGAGCTGGAACGCCGCCGGACGCCGGTGTTCGTGCACCCGACGTCACCTCCACACGCCGAGGGGATTTCGCTCGGCAGGCCGCGGCCGATGCTGGAGTTCCTCTACGACACCGGCCGCGCGGTCAGCGACCTCGTCTTCGCGGGCGTTCCGGCGCGGCACCCGGGCATCCCGTGGATCTTCACCCACGGCGGCGGTGTGCTGCCGCTGCTGGCCGAGCGCCTCGAGCTGTTCCGCACGGCGTTCGCCGGGGAGTCCGGCGGCCCGACGGTGCCCGGGCAGATCGGCGAGCTGTGGTTCGACATCGCGGGCACGCCGTTCCCGCACCAGGTCCCGGCGTTCGAGCGCGCGTTCGGCACCGAGCGCCTGCTGTACGGCAGCGACTTCTGCTGGACCCCGCCGGCGGCGGTGGCCGCCCAGCTGGCGAGCATCGACGCGGCACCGCAGCCGGCGGGCACGACCTGGCGCGAGCTGACGACGCGCAACTGCTCGCGGCTGTTCCCGCGGCTCTGA
- a CDS encoding LuxR C-terminal-related transcriptional regulator — protein MVLRPADDDLYRRALRGIRQRTGVPLAFAGRLRERRLVLSHFLGARTDGLHDLRVEPGKGVGGTVLARLRPHGVSDYRAARSITHDYDDPVLGEGIHATIAVPVATRGRVDGVLYAAVRDDLPLGDRATAALLAVADGVARELAIRDEVDHRLELLGAAAPDGLRAELAAIAADAPPGPLRDRLRRLCERFEGPAPAETSLSARELDVLGEVALGCTNAEAAARLALKPETVKAYLRSAMAKLGVHRRQQAVLAARRLGVLP, from the coding sequence GTGGTGCTGCGGCCCGCCGACGACGACCTCTACCGGCGTGCCCTGCGGGGCATCCGGCAGCGCACGGGGGTGCCGCTGGCCTTCGCCGGCCGGTTGCGCGAGCGCCGCCTGGTGCTGTCCCACTTCCTCGGCGCGCGGACGGACGGGCTGCACGACCTGCGGGTCGAACCGGGCAAGGGCGTCGGCGGCACGGTGCTCGCCCGGCTCCGCCCGCACGGGGTGTCCGACTACCGGGCCGCGCGGTCGATCACCCACGACTACGACGACCCGGTGCTCGGCGAGGGCATCCACGCGACGATCGCCGTCCCGGTCGCCACCCGCGGCCGCGTCGACGGCGTGCTGTACGCGGCGGTCCGCGACGACCTCCCGCTGGGCGACCGCGCGACCGCCGCCCTGCTCGCCGTCGCCGACGGCGTGGCGCGCGAGCTGGCCATCCGCGACGAGGTCGACCACCGCCTGGAGCTGCTCGGCGCCGCCGCACCCGACGGACTGCGCGCCGAGCTGGCCGCCATCGCGGCCGACGCGCCCCCGGGCCCGCTGCGGGACCGCCTGCGGCGCCTGTGCGAACGCTTCGAGGGCCCCGCCCCCGCCGAGACGTCGTTGTCCGCCCGCGAACTCGACGTCCTCGGCGAAGTGGCCCTGGGCTGCACGAACGCGGAGGCCGCCGCGCGGCTCGCGCTGAAGCCCGAGACCGTCAAGGCGTACTTGCGCAGCGCGATGGCGAAGCTCGGCGTGCACCGCCGCCAGCAGGCGGTGCTCGCCGCGCGCCGGCTCGGCGTCCTCCCCTGA
- a CDS encoding molybdopterin cofactor-binding domain-containing protein yields MTLSHDAPNAGNAPRGVSRRGFFGYVLAAGTLVVAADLGQSSPAAASVPSLPQPPELYDLNDALTDAALPTSQLITVTVHPDGTAAFELPRAEVGQGITTSTAMIIAEELDLPVEKVRVSLAPARPELLFNQLTGGSNTTISTFTPIRVAAAIAKQQLLEAAALLLGSNIALLQSKAGVISAPDGSTATYGELATKAAASETKQVTLDPSLLKAASEFKVLGKPRNRVDAYDIVTGRKQFAMDLDVPGALPTMVCRPPTLNGHPKAILNKADVLALPGVTDVAMIPTGVAVRAETFGQCIDGVRALRVDWGPGSVEGQDDESVLANLRKAELPLAVPKVPLLTKTVDADFEFMFRSSAALEPYAAIADVRAGSAEVWAGLKSPIVAQSEVAQAVGLPQDKVKVNVITGGGSFGHKLFNDHAVEAARASKAFGKPVRLMWHRADEPRQGRLHPMATSRVRATILAGNVLTFEQRHTSVETSFRHGLGEALTAVATKLPTGLANLGVAETIFALTQEAPYNFGVVDQLLTETDQRFNTGSMRNIYSPDVGCAAELVVDMLAKTVGKDPLDFRLEFLKSDVVKGVLRKVAEVGGWGRQLPAGCAQGIAIHKEYKGASACLVEIDCRPETVNRKIRDGVGGPRVTKAVVAIDIGLVVNPRGLEAQVMGGFADGMALALTSSVHLKDGHFLEASWDNYFYTRQWNVPADFTPIVMPSHGEQPGGAGEAAVACSFAAVACAYARATGKVPKRFPINHDAPIGFEVKTFVPPVPASPTDGLDHTY; encoded by the coding sequence GTGACCCTCAGCCACGACGCTCCGAACGCCGGCAACGCGCCCCGGGGCGTCTCCCGGCGCGGATTCTTCGGTTACGTCCTCGCGGCCGGCACCCTGGTCGTCGCCGCGGACCTGGGGCAGAGCTCCCCGGCCGCCGCCTCGGTGCCGTCGCTGCCGCAGCCGCCCGAGCTCTACGACCTCAACGACGCGCTCACCGACGCCGCGCTGCCGACGTCGCAGCTCATCACCGTCACGGTGCACCCCGACGGCACGGCGGCGTTCGAGCTGCCGCGGGCCGAGGTGGGCCAGGGCATCACCACGTCGACGGCGATGATCATCGCCGAAGAGCTGGACCTGCCGGTGGAGAAGGTGCGCGTCTCCCTCGCCCCGGCGCGCCCGGAGCTGCTGTTCAACCAGCTGACCGGCGGGTCCAACACGACGATCTCGACGTTCACGCCGATCCGCGTCGCCGCGGCGATCGCGAAGCAGCAGCTCCTCGAAGCGGCGGCGCTCCTGCTCGGTTCGAACATCGCCCTGCTGCAGTCCAAGGCCGGGGTGATCAGCGCGCCGGACGGCTCGACCGCGACCTACGGCGAGCTCGCCACCAAGGCCGCGGCGAGCGAGACCAAGCAGGTCACGCTCGACCCGAGCCTGCTGAAGGCCGCGTCGGAGTTCAAGGTGCTCGGCAAGCCGCGCAACCGCGTCGACGCGTACGACATCGTCACCGGCCGCAAGCAGTTCGCGATGGACCTCGACGTCCCGGGCGCGCTGCCCACGATGGTCTGCCGGCCGCCGACGCTCAACGGCCACCCGAAGGCGATCCTCAACAAGGCCGACGTGCTGGCGCTGCCCGGCGTCACCGACGTCGCGATGATCCCCACCGGCGTCGCCGTGCGCGCGGAGACGTTCGGCCAGTGCATCGACGGCGTGCGCGCGCTGCGCGTCGACTGGGGCCCCGGCAGCGTCGAAGGCCAGGACGACGAATCGGTGCTGGCGAACCTGCGCAAGGCCGAGCTGCCCCTGGCCGTGCCGAAGGTGCCGCTGCTGACCAAGACCGTCGACGCGGACTTCGAGTTCATGTTCCGCTCCAGCGCCGCGCTCGAGCCCTACGCCGCGATCGCCGACGTCCGGGCGGGCAGCGCCGAGGTCTGGGCCGGGCTGAAGTCGCCGATCGTCGCCCAGAGCGAGGTCGCGCAGGCCGTCGGCCTGCCGCAGGACAAGGTGAAGGTCAACGTCATCACCGGCGGCGGCTCGTTCGGGCACAAACTGTTCAACGACCACGCGGTCGAGGCCGCGCGGGCGTCGAAGGCGTTCGGCAAGCCGGTCCGGCTGATGTGGCACCGGGCCGACGAGCCGCGCCAAGGCAGGCTGCACCCGATGGCGACCTCGCGGGTGCGCGCGACGATCCTGGCCGGCAACGTGCTGACGTTCGAGCAGCGCCACACCTCGGTCGAGACGTCGTTCCGGCACGGCCTCGGCGAGGCGCTCACCGCGGTCGCGACGAAGCTGCCGACCGGCCTGGCCAACCTCGGCGTCGCGGAGACCATTTTCGCGCTCACCCAGGAGGCGCCGTACAACTTCGGCGTCGTCGACCAGCTCCTCACCGAGACCGACCAGCGTTTCAACACCGGCTCGATGCGCAACATCTACTCGCCGGACGTCGGCTGCGCCGCCGAGCTGGTGGTCGACATGCTGGCCAAGACGGTCGGCAAGGACCCGCTGGACTTCCGGCTGGAATTCCTCAAGAGCGACGTCGTGAAGGGCGTGCTCCGCAAGGTCGCCGAGGTCGGCGGCTGGGGACGGCAGCTGCCCGCGGGCTGCGCGCAGGGCATCGCGATCCACAAGGAGTACAAGGGCGCGAGCGCGTGCCTGGTCGAGATCGACTGCCGCCCGGAGACGGTGAACCGCAAGATCCGCGACGGCGTCGGCGGCCCCCGGGTCACGAAGGCCGTCGTCGCGATCGACATCGGGCTCGTGGTGAACCCGCGCGGGCTCGAAGCGCAGGTGATGGGCGGGTTCGCCGACGGCATGGCGCTCGCGCTCACCAGCAGCGTCCACCTCAAGGACGGGCACTTCCTGGAAGCCAGCTGGGACAACTACTTCTACACCCGCCAGTGGAACGTGCCCGCGGACTTCACCCCCATCGTCATGCCCTCGCACGGCGAACAGCCCGGCGGGGCGGGCGAGGCGGCCGTCGCGTGTTCGTTCGCGGCCGTCGCGTGCGCGTACGCCCGCGCCACCGGGAAGGTCCCGAAGCGGTTCCCGATCAACCACGACGCCCCCATCGGCTTCGAGGTCAAGACGTTCGTCCCGCCCGTGCCCGCCTCGCCGACCGACGGCCTCGACCACACCTACTGA
- a CDS encoding AMP-binding protein yields the protein MTDEPFRSARRFLLDHREDHDAAVAGFRWPELTEFNWALDWFDALAADPESATRPALWLVEEDGSEAKYTFAELAERSNRVANWLRAQGVRRGERLLLMLGNQVELWEVLLAAMKLGAVVIPASTLLGPADLPDRVTRGRVRHVVARDRDTAKFPDGGYTRIAVGEPAEGWLDFAGAYASEPAFTPDGPTRASDTLLLYFTSGTTALPKLVEHTHASYPVGHLSTMYWIGLEPGDVHLNISSPGWAKHAWSNVFAPWNAGATVFIHNYDRFDAKALLAQMDRCGVTSFCAPPTVWRMLIQADLTALKTPPKKVVGAGEPLNPEVIEQVERAWGVTIRDGFGQTETTVQIANAPGQRVKPGSMGRPMPGYPVVLVDPATGEPGDEGEICLDLRDRPLGLMAGYRDDPERTAEVMRGGFYHTGDVGSRDEDGYLTYVGRADDVFKASDYRISPFELESVLLEHEAVAEAAVVPSPDPVRLAVPKAYVVLAAGHEPDAGTAAAILRYARENLAPYKRIRRLEFAELPKTISGKIRRVELREREEKLHAGEGPVPGEFAERDLIG from the coding sequence ATGACTGACGAGCCGTTCCGGTCCGCCCGCCGGTTCCTGCTTGACCACCGCGAAGACCACGACGCGGCCGTCGCCGGCTTCCGGTGGCCCGAGCTGACCGAGTTCAACTGGGCGCTCGACTGGTTCGACGCGCTGGCCGCCGACCCGGAGTCCGCCACGCGGCCCGCCCTCTGGCTGGTCGAGGAGGACGGCAGCGAAGCGAAGTACACGTTCGCCGAGCTCGCCGAACGCTCGAACCGGGTCGCGAACTGGCTGCGCGCGCAGGGCGTCCGCCGGGGCGAGCGGCTGCTGCTCATGCTCGGCAACCAGGTCGAGCTGTGGGAGGTGCTGCTCGCGGCGATGAAGCTCGGCGCCGTCGTGATCCCCGCGTCCACCCTGCTCGGCCCGGCCGACCTGCCCGACCGCGTCACCCGCGGCCGCGTCCGGCACGTCGTGGCCCGTGACCGCGACACCGCCAAGTTCCCCGACGGCGGCTACACCCGGATCGCCGTCGGCGAGCCCGCCGAGGGCTGGCTGGACTTCGCCGGGGCCTACGCGAGCGAGCCCGCCTTCACCCCGGACGGCCCGACCCGGGCGTCGGACACCCTGCTGCTGTACTTCACCTCCGGCACGACGGCGCTGCCGAAGCTGGTCGAGCACACGCACGCCAGCTACCCGGTCGGCCACCTGTCCACGATGTACTGGATCGGGCTCGAACCCGGCGACGTCCACCTCAACATCTCCTCGCCGGGCTGGGCGAAACACGCGTGGAGCAACGTCTTCGCGCCGTGGAACGCGGGCGCGACGGTGTTCATCCACAACTACGACCGGTTCGACGCGAAGGCGCTGCTGGCCCAGATGGACCGGTGCGGCGTGACGAGCTTCTGCGCGCCGCCGACGGTGTGGCGGATGCTCATCCAGGCCGACCTGACGGCGCTGAAGACCCCGCCGAAGAAGGTCGTCGGGGCCGGTGAGCCGCTCAACCCCGAGGTCATCGAGCAGGTCGAGCGGGCCTGGGGCGTCACCATCCGGGACGGCTTCGGCCAGACGGAAACCACCGTCCAGATCGCCAACGCGCCCGGCCAGCGCGTCAAGCCCGGGTCGATGGGCCGCCCGATGCCCGGGTACCCGGTCGTGCTCGTCGACCCGGCGACCGGCGAGCCCGGCGACGAGGGCGAAATCTGCCTCGACCTGCGTGACCGCCCGCTCGGCCTGATGGCGGGCTACCGCGACGACCCCGAGCGCACCGCCGAGGTCATGCGCGGCGGTTTCTACCACACCGGCGACGTCGGCAGCCGCGACGAAGACGGCTACCTCACCTACGTCGGCCGGGCCGACGACGTGTTCAAGGCGTCGGACTACCGGATCTCGCCGTTCGAGCTGGAAAGCGTGCTGCTGGAACACGAAGCCGTGGCCGAAGCGGCCGTCGTCCCGTCCCCCGACCCGGTCCGGCTGGCGGTGCCGAAGGCGTACGTCGTCCTCGCGGCCGGGCACGAGCCGGACGCCGGCACCGCGGCCGCGATCCTGCGGTACGCGCGGGAGAACCTGGCCCCCTACAAGCGGATCCGGCGGCTCGAGTTCGCCGAACTGCCGAAGACCATTTCGGGCAAGATCCGCCGCGTCGAGCTGCGGGAACGCGAGGAGAAGCTGCACGCGGGGGAGGGGCCGGTCCCGGGCGAGTTCGCCGAGCGCGACCTCATCGGCTGA